The DNA region GGGGAAGAGCGGCAGGGCCGGGAGAATAAGGAATGGCAAAGGGTGGCGGGATTGCTTGGATCCTCTTCGGAGAAAGGCCGCCCCAGGCCATTTCGTTCGCAAAGGACCATCCGGCGCTCGAACCCGCTTTGGGCTTTATCCCTTCCACCTTGGAGGGCTGCCTTTTTCGATTTGAGGCGAGAAGAGGGCCGGAGTCCTTTGGATTGGCTCTCCAGAACCGGGCGTGGTTCTGGATTGGGCATTGGAGCGCGCGTCCACGCCAAGGGTTAGGAGCCTCGGCCGGAGCTTGGCCCCTGGTTTGCGCCCGTTCTCAGGGGACTCGTCGGTTGTCTCAATGAAGAGACGATCCGCCTTGAATTTTCGAGTTCAGAGGGGGAGATATGGCTGACGCAGAGCAACCACTTCGAATCCTGGTGGTGGACGATGATCCGGCCATTCGTCTGGCCACCTCCCGCGTCTTGAGAAAGCGCGGCGGATTCGAGGTCTTGGAGGCGGCTACCGGCGAAGAGTGCCTGGAGGCGGCCCAAGAAGAGCAGCCCGATCTGGTTCTCTTGGACGTGAATCTCCCGGACGGGTCGGGCTTCGAGGTGTGCCGCCGCATCAAAGGGTCTCCCGAGACGGCACACATTCTCGTCGCCCACCTGTCGGCTTCCCACCGGGAGACCATGGAGCGTGTGGCGGGCCTGGAGGGTGGGGCGGACGCGTACCTCGTCCACCCCATCGAGCCGGACGTGCTGGTGGCCACAGTCCGCAGCCTGGCCCGGATTCGAACGGCCGAAGAGGGGCGGCGGAGAGAAGCCGGACGCCTGCGGGCCCTGTGTGAGGCGGCCTTGGACGCCGTGATTCTTTTGGATGACGAGGGCCGCGTGATCCTCTGGAGCCGTTCGGCCGAACGGCTGTTCGGTTACTCCCGGGAGGAGGCGGAGGGAAGAAACGTTCACGACATGCTGGTTCCTCCGGACTCATTGGCGCGGGCGCAGGAGTCCCTGCGAGCCTTTCTGGGGCTGGCCCCGGCGGAGAGAAGAGGCCGCATCCACCAGGTCACCGCCCGCAGAAAAGACGGCAGTGAATTTCCTGCCGAACTGTCGGTGTCCCCCCTGTCGGTGGAAGGCTCCGGCGGAGTCGTGGGCATCGTCCGGGACATTAGCGAACGCAGGGCCGCGGAGGAGTCGGCCCGGCGCGCCCGCGAGGCCGAACTCAGGGAGCGCCACTTGGCCCGCCACGCGGCCTTGGCCAGGGGGGCCGCCAACGAGGCCCGAAATCCCCTCTTCGCTCTTCAAGCCAACCTGACGGCCCTCCTGCGCAGGTTGCCCGACGATGAGGCTCTGAGGCCCTTCGCGGAGAACATGAAGGAGCACGCCTCGCGTCTGGACGGCCTGATGAAGAACCTTGTGGAGCTGGGAAGCCTGCCCCAGGAGGACGAGTGGGCCGAATGCACCCTGCAGGACCTCTTGCAGGCGGCCCGCTCGGATGTGGCAGGTTCCCATCCCGGTTTTTGCGGGGTATGGGAGACAGCCTGGCCCCTCGAACCGGTCCGCCTCCGCGGGGTTCCCACTCGTCTCACGGGCCTCTTCCGGGAACTCCTGACCAATGCCGTGGAGTTCTCTCCTCCGAAGGGTACGGTGGAAGTGGCCATCC from Acidobacteriota bacterium includes:
- a CDS encoding PAS domain S-box protein; translated protein: MADAEQPLRILVVDDDPAIRLATSRVLRKRGGFEVLEAATGEECLEAAQEEQPDLVLLDVNLPDGSGFEVCRRIKGSPETAHILVAHLSASHRETMERVAGLEGGADAYLVHPIEPDVLVATVRSLARIRTAEEGRRREAGRLRALCEAALDAVILLDDEGRVILWSRSAERLFGYSREEAEGRNVHDMLVPPDSLARAQESLRAFLGLAPAERRGRIHQVTARRKDGSEFPAELSVSPLSVEGSGGVVGIVRDISERRAAEESARRAREAELRERHLARHAALARGAANEARNPLFALQANLTALLRRLPDDEALRPFAENMKEHASRLDGLMKNLVELGSLPQEDEWAECTLQDLLQAARSDVAGSHPGFCGVWETAWPLEPVRLRGVPTRLTGLFRELLTNAVEFSPPKGTVEVAIRREGAWWIVTVADQGPGLAPAAAHALFEPFRTTRRGRAGLGLALAAHVAEFHGGRIEGGDGPQGGAIFTVRLPAKKEADGA